One genomic window of Candidatus Nitrospira inopinata includes the following:
- the lptE gene encoding LPS assembly lipoprotein LptE, producing MRSVDESADKMERSIGARPSKPTWSMLASATLVVAVVINGPAGCGYQFRVEGAGPTIGGADRSAAQGPAPRLAIKTLVNRSFEPNLETRYTNYVRYEFSSGSGAQVVPDSAAADLVLTGEILSVSMPTVSFSQTTTTESRTEVVLRLDVEEVKTKKKIWSQVAKGASEFFVTRDLQFNRVLQNRALEQAGRFAAADLAARFLLYVESGGAAASRDRSATPTSSAP from the coding sequence ATGCGGAGCGTTGATGAGAGCGCCGACAAGATGGAGCGGAGCATCGGCGCGAGGCCAAGCAAGCCGACGTGGTCGATGCTCGCATCCGCCACCCTTGTCGTCGCGGTGGTGATCAATGGGCCGGCCGGTTGCGGCTATCAGTTTCGCGTGGAAGGAGCCGGTCCGACCATCGGCGGCGCGGATCGTTCCGCGGCGCAGGGGCCCGCGCCGCGTCTGGCGATCAAAACGTTGGTCAACCGGAGTTTCGAGCCGAACTTGGAAACACGCTACACGAACTATGTGCGGTACGAGTTTTCGTCCGGCAGCGGGGCGCAGGTCGTGCCGGATTCCGCCGCGGCCGATTTGGTCTTAACCGGCGAGATCCTTTCCGTGAGCATGCCCACGGTGAGTTTCAGCCAGACGACGACGACGGAAAGCCGGACGGAAGTGGTGTTGCGGCTCGACGTGGAAGAGGTCAAGACGAAGAAAAAAATCTGGAGCCAAGTGGCGAAAGGCGCCTCGGAGTTTTTTGTCACGCGGGATCTCCAGTTCAATCGCGTGTTACAGAATCGGGCGCTGGAGCAAGCCGGTCGCTTTGCGGCGGCCGATTTGGCCGCGCGGTTTCTGTTGTATGTCGAATCCGGCGGAGCGGCCGCGTCTCGCGACCGCTCCGCGACGCCGACTTCGTCGGCCCCGTGA
- the holA gene encoding DNA polymerase III subunit delta, with protein sequence MAPTLNPYQLEAALNKQAPGPLYLVIGEEDLLRDHALALLKAAILGDGGDFNYDLFYGDEAAGADIRNCASELPAFAERRLVVVKAAEKLPARETETLVEYLSDPVETTTLVFVSPKLDGRLKFSQALTRRAVLIDCSPPREAQLNAWVTREAERLGIRLDEQAHHALREAVGGSLHGLRREMEKLAAYTSPACSVTAADVQALRGIEPGASIFDLTLAIAEGQRGRALSILARNLEAGEAPLRLLGSLAWQYRRIWKVKESLAGGGRDGEAARTLRMDPERVRSFVSRFSFEHLLAVSRLLFEADDHLKGGGGSRPKIVLERLLFRLCDLAPNKPGGATPTPTKAGRGQTRVVSNVRTVRSGSRTGR encoded by the coding sequence ATGGCACCGACGCTGAATCCCTATCAACTCGAGGCGGCCTTGAACAAACAGGCGCCCGGGCCGTTGTATCTCGTCATCGGCGAGGAGGATCTGCTCAGAGATCACGCGCTGGCCCTGTTGAAGGCCGCCATCCTCGGCGACGGCGGCGACTTCAATTACGATCTGTTCTATGGAGATGAAGCCGCCGGGGCCGATATCCGAAACTGTGCGTCGGAACTGCCGGCGTTCGCCGAGCGCCGGCTCGTCGTCGTGAAAGCGGCCGAGAAACTTCCGGCTCGGGAGACGGAAACGTTGGTCGAGTATCTGAGCGATCCGGTGGAGACCACGACGCTGGTCTTTGTCAGTCCCAAGCTGGACGGCCGATTGAAATTTTCTCAGGCGCTGACCCGTCGGGCCGTCCTGATCGACTGTTCGCCGCCGCGCGAGGCGCAACTCAACGCCTGGGTGACTCGGGAGGCCGAGCGGCTGGGGATTCGGCTGGACGAGCAGGCGCATCATGCCCTGAGAGAAGCGGTCGGGGGATCGCTGCATGGATTGCGGAGAGAAATGGAGAAACTTGCGGCCTATACGTCGCCCGCCTGTTCCGTGACCGCCGCCGACGTTCAGGCGCTCCGCGGTATCGAGCCCGGCGCCTCGATCTTCGACCTGACGCTCGCGATCGCCGAGGGACAGCGCGGCCGGGCCCTGTCAATCCTCGCGCGCAACCTCGAAGCCGGTGAAGCGCCGCTTCGCCTGCTGGGCTCCCTTGCCTGGCAATACCGCCGCATTTGGAAAGTCAAAGAGTCGCTGGCCGGCGGAGGCCGAGACGGGGAAGCCGCCCGAACGTTGCGCATGGACCCGGAGCGAGTCAGGTCGTTTGTGTCGCGCTTTTCGTTCGAGCATCTCCTTGCGGTTTCCCGCCTGTTGTTTGAAGCCGACGATCACCTCAAGGGCGGCGGCGGGAGCCGGCCAAAAATCGTGCTGGAGCGTCTGTTGTTTCGTCTCTGCGACCTTGCGCCGAACAAGCCGGGGGGGGCGACGCCGACTCCGACGAAGGCCGGTCGGGGGCAGACCCGCGTCGTCTCGAACGTGCGGACGGTCAGGAGCGGGAGCCGGACAGGGCGTTGA
- the rpsT gene encoding 30S ribosomal protein S20, translating into MPVIHKSTIRRARQAERRRERNRATMNTVKTITKKVLAAVTDKKADDAASLLREAVSTIRKAASKGVLKRNTASRRISRLTLRVNALSGSRS; encoded by the coding sequence ATGCCTGTCATTCATAAATCCACCATTCGCAGGGCCCGCCAGGCGGAACGCCGGCGCGAACGAAACCGGGCCACCATGAACACCGTCAAAACGATCACTAAAAAAGTCTTGGCGGCCGTCACCGACAAGAAAGCGGACGACGCCGCGTCGCTCCTGCGCGAGGCCGTTTCCACGATCAGGAAAGCCGCGTCCAAAGGCGTGCTCAAGCGAAACACGGCCTCCCGCCGTATTTCCCGCCTCACACTGCGCGTCAACGCCCTGTCCGGCTCCCGCTCCTGA
- the pyrF gene encoding orotidine-5'-phosphate decarboxylase: MPNIVARDRLIFALDVPSADEAERLLDRLKGHVSFVKVGLELYTVAGPDMVKRLVDRKMRIFLDLKFLDIEETVRRATARVASMGVEFLTVHANRKALTAAVEGRAGSALKLLAVTVLTNFDDHDLREMGIQRSIQDLVTARAMLASEIGCDGVIASGREATAIRQRVGPRFMIVTPGVRPAGKGTDDHARVTTPSQAIAEGADYLVIGRPIRDAADPPSAVEAIVAEMQAAFDARG, encoded by the coding sequence ATGCCGAACATTGTGGCGCGCGACCGTTTGATTTTCGCGTTGGACGTGCCGTCCGCCGACGAAGCGGAGCGGCTCTTGGATCGTCTCAAGGGGCACGTGTCCTTCGTCAAGGTCGGGTTGGAGTTGTACACGGTGGCGGGGCCCGACATGGTGAAGCGGCTGGTGGATCGAAAGATGCGGATCTTTCTCGATTTGAAGTTTCTCGATATCGAAGAAACGGTGCGGCGGGCGACGGCGCGAGTCGCCTCCATGGGCGTCGAGTTCCTGACGGTCCATGCCAATCGAAAGGCTCTGACTGCGGCGGTGGAAGGGCGGGCCGGCTCGGCGCTCAAGTTGTTGGCCGTGACCGTGCTGACGAACTTCGACGACCATGATTTGCGCGAGATGGGGATTCAGCGAAGCATCCAGGATCTGGTGACGGCTCGGGCCATGCTCGCCTCGGAAATCGGGTGCGACGGCGTGATCGCGTCCGGCAGGGAAGCGACCGCCATCCGGCAGAGAGTCGGCCCTCGCTTTATGATCGTGACACCGGGCGTCCGACCGGCGGGGAAGGGAACCGACGACCATGCCAGGGTGACGACCCCGTCTCAAGCGATCGCGGAAGGGGCGGATTACCTGGTGATCGGCCGGCCTATTCGAGACGCGGCCGATCCCCCCTCGGCCGTCGAGGCGATCGTCGCCGAAATGCAGGCGGCCTTCGACGCCCGCGGCTGA